Proteins encoded by one window of Streptomyces sp. ALI-76-A:
- a CDS encoding NAD(P)-binding domain-containing protein, which translates to MRSDHLAVSVIGLGSMGSALASVLLEQGYETTVWNRSAHKAQSLVDRGARLAATPAEAVAASPLIIACVLDYEALHTVLDPVARLLAGKVLVNLTSGSPEQAHQTIAWARSHSADYLDGAIMTTPPGVGSPEMMFLYSGSAAAFEAHRPTLAALGDPLYLGADPGLASLYDAALLGLMWSTMTGWLHGTALVGADQTPATAFTPVAIRWLTTVAGFLTTYAPQVDAGRYPGDDATVDVQIAAIDHLLHAATSRGIDNALPLLLKSAMERAKAAGHGSDSYASVIEVLKNPAVGQ; encoded by the coding sequence ATGCGTTCTGATCACCTGGCGGTATCCGTCATCGGACTGGGCTCCATGGGCTCGGCGTTGGCCTCCGTCCTGCTGGAGCAGGGTTACGAGACCACCGTGTGGAACCGCTCGGCGCACAAGGCCCAATCACTGGTCGACCGGGGCGCCCGGCTGGCCGCCACACCGGCGGAAGCCGTCGCGGCGAGCCCGCTGATCATCGCCTGTGTACTGGACTACGAGGCTCTGCACACCGTCCTCGACCCCGTCGCCCGTCTTCTCGCGGGCAAGGTCCTGGTCAACCTCACCTCCGGCTCTCCCGAACAGGCCCACCAGACCATCGCATGGGCCCGGTCGCACTCCGCCGACTATCTCGACGGCGCGATCATGACCACCCCGCCGGGAGTCGGCAGCCCCGAGATGATGTTCCTCTACAGCGGTTCCGCCGCCGCCTTCGAAGCCCACCGCCCGACCTTGGCGGCCCTGGGCGACCCTCTGTACCTGGGTGCGGACCCGGGTTTGGCCTCCCTCTACGACGCCGCGCTGCTCGGCCTGATGTGGTCCACCATGACCGGCTGGCTGCACGGCACCGCACTGGTCGGCGCCGACCAGACACCGGCCACCGCCTTCACCCCTGTCGCGATCCGCTGGCTGACCACCGTGGCCGGCTTCCTGACGACCTACGCTCCCCAGGTGGACGCCGGCCGCTACCCCGGCGACGACGCCACCGTCGACGTACAGATCGCCGCGATCGACCATCTCCTCCACGCCGCAACCTCCCGCGGCATCGACAACGCCCTGCCCCTCCTCCTCAAGTCCGCCATGGAACGGGCCAAGGCCGCAGGGCACGGCTCCGACAGCTATGCGAGCGTGATCGAGGTCCTGAAGAACCCCGCAGTCGGCCAATGA
- a CDS encoding peptidase M23, with translation MGGPHMHKLLRRSATAVAATALAFGTLAATAEAAPAQSVSAASAGDPALTDIYIWATDVNLRSQPTSASPRLAVRSQHHMDAVCQKQGQYVYDPAVGGNSWWTAVMEFSGSDVAWVSNLYIQGGEKIAGVPDCTF, from the coding sequence ATGGGGGGACCCCACATGCACAAGCTTCTGCGCCGCTCCGCCACCGCCGTCGCCGCCACCGCCCTCGCGTTCGGTACCCTCGCCGCCACGGCCGAGGCCGCCCCGGCCCAGTCCGTCAGTGCCGCCAGTGCCGGTGACCCCGCCCTCACCGACATCTACATCTGGGCCACCGACGTCAACCTCCGCAGCCAGCCCACCTCCGCGTCGCCGCGTCTGGCCGTCCGCTCGCAGCACCACATGGACGCGGTGTGCCAGAAGCAGGGCCAGTACGTGTACGACCCCGCCGTCGGCGGCAACAGCTGGTGGACCGCGGTCATGGAGTTCTCCGGCAGTGACGTCGCCTGGGTGAGCAACCTCTACATCCAGGGCGGCGAGAAGATCGCCGGTGTCCCGGACTGCACCTTCTGA
- a CDS encoding sensor histidine kinase produces the protein MTTLTDEPFLHPALFYRDEQEYLHGTVPFIRDGLKAGEPVAVAVPGPNLAVLRTALGEDAADVRLLDMSEAGRNPGRIIPKVLRAFADAHPRTRVRIIGEPVWAGRSSVEYPACAQHEALINPAFQGRDVTILCPYDAGRLDEQVLTDAYATHPLVISDGQEQHSTAYAPEQVVARYNEPLEHAETAEELVFDAERLPGARHFAVERAERFGLSGLRLENVALVVAELTTNSVLHGGGSGTLRVWADDGQMVCEVRDGGYLKDPLAGRRPPAPGQLGGRGLMLVHYLADLVRIHTAPGGTAIRCYITP, from the coding sequence ATGACCACACTGACCGACGAACCGTTCCTGCATCCCGCCCTGTTCTACCGGGACGAGCAGGAGTACCTGCACGGCACGGTGCCTTTCATCCGCGACGGTCTGAAGGCCGGGGAGCCGGTGGCGGTCGCCGTGCCCGGGCCGAATCTGGCGGTCCTCAGGACGGCCCTGGGCGAGGACGCGGCGGACGTACGGCTCCTCGACATGAGCGAGGCGGGGCGCAACCCCGGACGGATCATCCCCAAGGTGCTGCGCGCCTTCGCGGACGCCCATCCCCGGACGCGGGTGCGGATCATCGGTGAGCCGGTCTGGGCCGGTCGCAGCAGCGTGGAGTACCCGGCGTGCGCCCAGCACGAGGCGCTGATCAACCCGGCGTTCCAGGGCCGGGACGTCACCATCCTCTGCCCGTACGACGCCGGCCGCCTCGACGAACAGGTTCTCACCGACGCGTACGCGACCCATCCCCTCGTCATCTCCGACGGCCAGGAACAGCACAGCACCGCCTACGCGCCCGAACAGGTGGTCGCTCGCTACAACGAGCCGCTGGAGCACGCGGAGACGGCCGAGGAGCTCGTCTTCGACGCCGAACGGCTGCCGGGCGCCCGGCACTTCGCGGTCGAACGGGCCGAGCGGTTCGGCCTGTCGGGTCTCCGCCTGGAGAACGTGGCCCTGGTCGTGGCCGAGCTGACCACCAACAGCGTTCTGCACGGCGGGGGTTCGGGCACTCTGCGGGTATGGGCCGACGACGGCCAGATGGTGTGCGAGGTCCGCGACGGCGGATACCTGAAGGATCCGCTCGCCGGCCGTCGCCCACCCGCACCGGGCCAGCTCGGCGGCCGGGGGCTGATGCTGGTGCACTACCTCGCCGACCTCGTACGCATCCACACCGCCCCCGGTGGCACGGCCATCCGCTGCTACATCACCCCCTGA
- a CDS encoding methanogen output domain 1-containing protein → MEHPVDVKIDLDRDLFLRTLVRELATSLESVIGLDEASGYISLVGQAVGTQIDEMYLKALGQDHLSPEQVAEALVDLKRRIKGDFFVIEQDDTKIVLGNRACPFAEKVLGRESMCMMTSNVFGTIAARNLGYASVELQETIARGDSGCRVVVHLVPGAGPSTGREYFVATDLPLGGPDTGTVPA, encoded by the coding sequence ATGGAGCACCCGGTGGACGTGAAGATCGACCTGGACCGTGACCTGTTCCTGCGGACGTTGGTGCGGGAACTGGCGACGTCGCTGGAGTCGGTGATCGGTCTGGACGAGGCTTCCGGGTACATCAGCCTGGTGGGCCAGGCGGTCGGCACGCAGATCGACGAGATGTACCTCAAGGCGCTCGGCCAGGATCACCTGTCCCCGGAGCAGGTCGCTGAGGCACTGGTGGACCTCAAGCGCCGCATCAAGGGCGACTTCTTCGTCATCGAACAGGACGACACCAAGATCGTGCTCGGCAACCGGGCGTGCCCGTTCGCCGAGAAGGTCCTGGGCCGTGAGTCCATGTGCATGATGACCTCGAACGTCTTCGGGACGATCGCCGCCCGCAACCTCGGCTACGCGAGCGTCGAACTGCAGGAGACCATCGCCCGCGGCGACTCCGGCTGCCGTGTCGTCGTGCACCTCGTGCCCGGCGCCGGACCGTCGACCGGACGCGAGTACTTCGTCGCCACCGATCTGCCCCTCGGCGGCCCGGACACCGGTACGGTGCCTGCGTGA
- a CDS encoding PP2C family protein-serine/threonine phosphatase: MSLGLFEAITKPLPHPVVLCAGDGRILAANPAATASIPQLQAGASLYALAQDDPGALRAHLGNWLRSGSPLPGALVIKDSDGSRTRFRCHGVRATWWQGAEPVVQLHLHRLDHADRFTVLSQQVSALNREIAIRRTAEAQREELLLAEQAARARLQRLYQLTAALASSATLAQVAEAVATTAARVLEVDGVTLELHSQRLVPALEPGEDLRVLTETAWKDLDQPCDIARTMAVGAVRIALEADGVVLGALTVHPGSGGVPEPEHLTAVGQQIAQAVRRAGLYEHEHRVAERLQLSLLPRLPGVAGLEVATCYAPGSDMVMVGGDWYDLYDLDEDHIGLSTGDVAGHGLPQAAVMAQIIAALRGIVLRCGTHPQAVLTELNEYLHLYHRGQMATAAYLLYHRPTRALTYVKAGHPPPLVVRPDGSSRYLDGPISPPVGPVPGAHYRQGETVLAEGEAVLLYTDGLIERRGEPLDTGFDRLTATARRGAGLNVPDLCELFLNHQPGADYPDDRALLLARPDPPGPPGRSGDCRDG; encoded by the coding sequence GTGAGCCTTGGCCTGTTCGAGGCCATCACCAAACCCCTGCCCCACCCCGTCGTGCTCTGCGCGGGGGACGGCAGGATCCTGGCGGCCAACCCCGCCGCCACCGCCTCGATCCCCCAGCTGCAAGCAGGCGCCAGCCTGTACGCCCTCGCCCAGGACGACCCGGGCGCCCTGCGGGCCCACCTGGGCAACTGGCTGCGCAGCGGCAGCCCGCTGCCGGGGGCGCTCGTGATCAAGGACAGCGACGGCAGCCGGACCCGTTTCCGCTGCCACGGGGTGCGCGCCACCTGGTGGCAGGGCGCTGAGCCAGTGGTGCAACTGCACCTGCACCGCCTGGACCACGCCGACCGGTTCACCGTCCTCAGTCAGCAGGTCAGCGCGTTGAACCGGGAGATCGCCATCCGGCGTACCGCGGAAGCCCAGCGCGAGGAACTGCTGCTCGCCGAGCAGGCCGCCCGTGCCCGTCTGCAACGCCTGTACCAGCTCACCGCGGCACTGGCCTCGTCCGCGACGCTCGCCCAGGTCGCCGAGGCCGTGGCGACCACGGCCGCACGTGTGCTGGAGGTCGACGGCGTGACGCTGGAGCTGCACTCCCAGCGCCTGGTGCCCGCCCTGGAACCGGGCGAGGATCTGCGCGTCCTGACGGAGACCGCCTGGAAGGACCTCGACCAACCCTGCGACATCGCGCGCACCATGGCCGTGGGGGCGGTACGGATCGCGCTGGAGGCCGACGGTGTCGTCCTGGGCGCCCTGACCGTGCACCCCGGGTCGGGCGGAGTGCCGGAGCCGGAGCACCTGACGGCGGTGGGCCAGCAGATCGCCCAGGCGGTGCGCCGCGCCGGGCTGTACGAACACGAACACCGCGTCGCCGAACGCCTCCAGCTCAGCCTGCTGCCCCGACTGCCCGGCGTGGCCGGTCTGGAGGTGGCGACCTGCTACGCGCCCGGCAGCGACATGGTGATGGTCGGCGGCGACTGGTACGACCTGTACGACCTCGACGAGGACCACATCGGCCTGTCGACCGGTGACGTCGCCGGGCACGGCCTCCCCCAGGCCGCGGTCATGGCCCAGATCATCGCCGCCCTGCGCGGCATCGTCCTGCGCTGCGGCACCCACCCTCAAGCGGTCCTCACCGAGCTGAACGAGTACCTGCACCTGTACCACCGGGGCCAGATGGCCACCGCCGCGTACCTGCTCTACCACCGGCCCACCCGCGCCCTCACCTACGTCAAGGCCGGACATCCCCCGCCGCTCGTGGTCCGCCCCGACGGCTCCAGCCGCTATCTGGACGGCCCGATCTCCCCGCCGGTGGGGCCCGTGCCCGGCGCCCACTACCGCCAGGGGGAAACCGTCCTGGCGGAAGGCGAGGCGGTCCTGCTGTACACCGACGGGCTCATCGAACGCCGCGGGGAACCCCTGGACACCGGCTTCGACCGCCTCACCGCGACAGCCCGCCGGGGCGCCGGCCTGAACGTACCCGACCTGTGCGAGCTGTTCCTGAACCACCAGCCCGGCGCCGACTACCCCGACGACCGGGCCCTGCTGCTCGCCCGGCCGGACCCACCCGGCCCACCCGGTCGGTCGGGAGACTGCCGGGACGGCTGA
- a CDS encoding acyltransferase has translation MSTPTRSTVDEAAEQQNAGVRAAPLLVPASVQPRGPGGRGFPSALGGGRVAGLDGLRTLAVVLVIVYHVEPDLVPGGSVAVDVFFTLSGFVITRLLIAEYARTGRIGLRSFYRRRWLRLGPAMLTMCAVTALLSVALPLPLFDGAWMAAGLAAVSVVNLVRAGEAGPYSDLTAPLSHTWSLGVEEQFYLAWPLLLLVLLRRATARTVLCGVAVLCVLPVLWRMVLWDPTAAHRIYNGPDTRADQLLVGALLAVVLARLRADDPRLALLRRWAGRLCWPALALLGLIAWQIPITEASGWNPVWFTVGLLAAAVLSATVVAALDQCPQSWASRLLSVSALAWVGRNLSYGMYLWHYPVIRLLSDLGVDDDRLLPVGGAATVAAALASYVLVERPVLRRDRNRARRQAPVAAVERAPV, from the coding sequence ATGAGCACCCCCACCCGGAGCACGGTAGACGAGGCCGCGGAGCAGCAGAACGCGGGCGTGCGAGCGGCACCGCTGCTCGTGCCCGCGTCGGTTCAGCCACGCGGACCCGGCGGGCGGGGCTTCCCGTCGGCACTGGGTGGCGGGCGGGTGGCGGGGTTGGACGGGCTGCGTACGCTCGCGGTGGTGTTGGTGATCGTGTACCACGTCGAGCCGGACCTGGTGCCCGGGGGCTCCGTGGCCGTGGACGTCTTCTTCACGCTCAGCGGCTTCGTCATCACCCGGCTGCTGATCGCCGAGTACGCCCGCACCGGTCGCATCGGCCTGCGGTCGTTCTACCGGCGGCGGTGGCTGCGGCTGGGACCGGCCATGCTGACGATGTGCGCGGTCACCGCCTTGCTGTCCGTGGCACTCCCGCTGCCCCTGTTCGACGGTGCGTGGATGGCGGCCGGGCTGGCCGCGGTGTCGGTGGTCAACCTCGTACGGGCCGGGGAGGCCGGGCCGTACTCGGACCTCACCGCGCCACTCAGCCACACCTGGTCGCTGGGGGTGGAGGAGCAGTTCTATCTGGCCTGGCCCCTCCTGCTGCTGGTGCTGCTGCGGCGCGCGACCGCGCGGACGGTGCTGTGCGGGGTCGCGGTCCTGTGCGTCCTGCCGGTGCTCTGGCGCATGGTGCTCTGGGATCCCACGGCGGCGCACCGCATCTACAACGGCCCCGACACCCGCGCCGACCAGCTCCTCGTCGGCGCCCTGCTGGCCGTCGTCCTGGCGCGACTGCGCGCCGACGACCCACGGCTGGCACTGCTGCGACGATGGGCGGGACGGCTGTGCTGGCCCGCGCTCGCGCTGTTGGGGCTCATCGCCTGGCAGATCCCGATCACCGAGGCGAGCGGGTGGAACCCCGTGTGGTTCACGGTCGGGCTTCTCGCCGCCGCCGTCCTGTCGGCCACGGTGGTGGCCGCGCTGGACCAGTGCCCGCAGTCGTGGGCATCCCGCCTGTTGTCGGTGTCCGCGCTGGCGTGGGTCGGACGCAACCTCAGCTACGGGATGTACCTGTGGCACTACCCCGTCATCCGGCTGCTCTCCGACCTCGGCGTGGACGACGACCGGCTGCTCCCGGTCGGCGGCGCGGCGACGGTGGCGGCGGCCCTCGCCTCGTACGTCCTCGTCGAACGGCCTGTGCTCCGACGGGACCGCAACCGTGCGCGGAGGCAGGCACCGGTCGCCGCCGTCGAGCGTGCACCCGTGTGA
- a CDS encoding AraC family transcriptional regulator, whose translation MLERLNQTMEHIERHLDQSIDVAELARGAATSEYHLRRMFSALAGMPLSEYIRRRRLTVAGAEVLARRESLLEIAVRYGYGSGEAFARAFRAMHGVGPGEARRTGTALVSQPRLSFRLTVEGSSSMRYRVVDKPAFTVVGLKARVPLVHLGPNQAIIDFVRGIEPHTLERLEQLSDQEPQGIVAVCDDLDPSRAEGTTLDYYHGVITTAAAPDGTAVLPVPAGTWAVFTTSGPAPHAIQTLWGDVFTQWFPSNPYRSRPGPEILRTRLSPDRTEADAELWLPVEREQG comes from the coding sequence GTGCTGGAGCGGCTCAACCAGACCATGGAGCACATCGAGCGCCACCTCGACCAGTCCATCGACGTGGCCGAGCTGGCGCGCGGGGCGGCCACCTCGGAGTACCACCTGCGGCGGATGTTCTCCGCGCTCGCGGGCATGCCGCTGTCGGAGTACATCCGACGCCGCCGGCTCACCGTCGCGGGTGCCGAGGTACTCGCACGGCGCGAGTCGCTGCTGGAGATCGCGGTCCGCTACGGCTACGGGTCGGGTGAGGCCTTCGCACGGGCGTTCCGCGCCATGCACGGTGTCGGTCCGGGCGAGGCCCGGCGCACCGGCACCGCGCTCGTCTCCCAGCCCCGGTTGTCCTTCCGTCTCACCGTCGAAGGGAGCAGCAGCATGCGTTATCGCGTCGTGGACAAGCCGGCCTTCACCGTCGTCGGCCTCAAGGCCCGGGTACCGCTGGTGCACTTGGGGCCGAACCAGGCGATCATCGATTTCGTCCGTGGGATCGAACCGCACACCCTGGAGCGCCTGGAGCAGCTGTCGGACCAGGAGCCGCAGGGCATCGTCGCGGTCTGCGACGACCTGGACCCCAGCCGTGCCGAGGGCACCACGCTCGACTACTACCACGGGGTGATCACGACGGCGGCGGCCCCTGACGGAACGGCCGTCCTGCCTGTACCGGCGGGGACCTGGGCGGTCTTCACCACCTCCGGACCGGCGCCGCACGCCATCCAGACGCTGTGGGGGGACGTGTTCACGCAGTGGTTCCCGTCCAACCCGTACCGCAGCCGACCCGGCCCCGAGATCCTGCGCACCCGCCTGTCACCCGACAGGACCGAGGCCGACGCCGAGCTGTGGCTTCCGGTGGAGCGGGAACAGGGCTGA
- a CDS encoding ATP-binding protein, whose protein sequence is MPGAPPVWDTVALDGDGACIAHARRRAVDFLARVQAEHGLPVSARAMDLTQLVVSELVTNARKYAPGPVLMELRITGAVVEVVVWDSDPVLPVARAADPGRVGQHGLEIVMAVAQGFEVQRESVGKRITARIALPDDPGGDITGLGPQ, encoded by the coding sequence ATGCCTGGTGCCCCTCCGGTGTGGGACACCGTCGCCCTGGACGGAGACGGTGCCTGTATCGCTCACGCGCGTCGTCGTGCGGTGGACTTCCTGGCCCGCGTGCAGGCCGAACACGGCCTGCCGGTCTCGGCCCGCGCGATGGACCTGACGCAGCTGGTGGTCAGCGAGCTGGTCACCAACGCGCGTAAGTACGCTCCCGGGCCGGTGCTGATGGAACTGCGCATCACGGGCGCCGTCGTGGAAGTGGTGGTGTGGGACAGCGATCCCGTCCTGCCGGTGGCCCGGGCCGCCGACCCGGGCAGAGTCGGCCAGCACGGGCTGGAGATCGTCATGGCCGTCGCCCAGGGCTTCGAGGTCCAGCGTGAATCGGTCGGCAAACGCATCACCGCCCGCATCGCCCTGCCCGACGATCCCGGCGGAGACATCACCGGACTCGGCCCCCAGTAG
- a CDS encoding STAS domain-containing protein, producing the protein MTDSQKPATPGQLSIDHTAVDDVQVVTLRGEIDHTVTKELSEVLLSHDGATPPRTVVDLSGVTFMDSSGINVLITVHRTARDAQGWLRLAGTQEPVLRVLQLVGLDGVIPRHPTVEQAMSA; encoded by the coding sequence GTGACAGACTCCCAGAAACCAGCCACGCCCGGCCAACTGTCCATCGACCACACCGCCGTCGACGACGTTCAGGTCGTCACCCTGCGCGGCGAGATCGATCACACCGTCACGAAGGAACTCAGCGAGGTCCTGCTGTCCCACGACGGCGCGACGCCACCGCGGACGGTGGTGGACCTCAGCGGTGTGACCTTCATGGACTCCAGCGGCATCAACGTCCTCATCACCGTCCACCGGACCGCGCGTGACGCCCAGGGGTGGCTGCGGCTCGCCGGCACGCAGGAACCGGTACTGCGCGTCCTTCAACTGGTCGGCCTGGACGGGGTCATCCCCCGCCATCCCACCGTCGAGCAGGCCATGAGCGCCTGA
- a CDS encoding STAS domain-containing protein — translation MSPLKITSREAVTGPVLEIHGELDYAHAAELRDLLTTLTLQPGQRLVLDLAGMDFCDSSGITALIAARHHADAAQADVALAAVPARTLRVLRMVGLDQVFPLHPDSVAATRPSADTDDSIGRTPTA, via the coding sequence ATGAGTCCACTCAAGATCACCTCCCGAGAGGCCGTGACCGGTCCGGTTCTGGAGATCCACGGCGAACTCGACTACGCCCACGCCGCCGAGCTGCGGGACCTGCTCACCACGCTCACGCTCCAGCCGGGCCAGCGCCTCGTCCTGGACCTGGCGGGCATGGACTTCTGTGACTCCAGCGGCATCACCGCCCTGATCGCGGCCCGCCATCACGCCGACGCCGCCCAGGCCGACGTCGCGCTCGCCGCCGTCCCCGCCCGTACCCTCCGCGTTCTGCGTATGGTCGGCCTCGACCAGGTCTTCCCCCTCCATCCCGACAGCGTCGCTGCCACCCGGCCGAGCGCGGACACGGACGACAGCATCGGGAGGACACCGACGGCCTGA
- a CDS encoding SpoIIE family protein phosphatase codes for MCGTGRQPDPHGAGDGRTPGAAFAALLEDSAEELYESAPCGYLSTLMDGTIAKINATLLGWLGLEREAVVGRMRFTDLLTVGGKLYHETHFAPLLRMQGEIGGIALEIKQADGARMPVLISSVVKRGSTGEPLLIRTTVFDARDRRAYEEELLRARKAAEEARRQSETDRARLQDALGVLQQSLLPATLTPVPGMEAAAHYRTAAPDRLGGDFYDLFPVDGTCFAFFLGDVCGKGPQAAALTSLTRYTLRAAAVHGSDPVAALTTLNTVLHERYTGSGDPRYCTAIFGMLEPDPATRRVSVRLASGGHPPALVLRADGGADFLPTPGGLLVGVLPAAHFVTATTTLGPGDTLLLYTDGLTEARTGTERTSLYGEDALRDFAAEHAGRTPQAVIQALTGLLDGFGDGLDDDTALLALGVPAPGPTTRSTA; via the coding sequence ATGTGCGGCACCGGGCGGCAGCCCGACCCGCACGGAGCCGGCGACGGGCGAACGCCGGGGGCGGCGTTCGCCGCGCTGCTGGAGGACAGCGCCGAGGAGCTGTACGAGAGCGCGCCGTGCGGTTACCTCTCCACGCTGATGGACGGCACCATCGCGAAGATCAACGCCACGCTGCTCGGCTGGCTCGGACTGGAGCGGGAGGCGGTGGTGGGCCGGATGCGGTTCACCGACCTGCTGACCGTGGGCGGCAAGCTGTATCACGAGACGCACTTCGCGCCGCTGCTGCGGATGCAGGGCGAGATCGGCGGCATAGCGCTCGAGATCAAACAGGCCGACGGGGCCCGGATGCCGGTGCTGATCTCGTCCGTCGTCAAACGCGGCAGTACCGGCGAGCCGCTGCTGATCCGCACCACGGTCTTCGACGCCCGGGACCGCCGTGCCTACGAAGAGGAACTCCTGCGAGCCCGGAAGGCAGCCGAGGAAGCACGCAGGCAGTCGGAGACCGATCGTGCCCGGCTGCAGGACGCCCTCGGCGTGCTCCAGCAGTCGCTGCTGCCCGCCACGCTGACGCCGGTACCCGGAATGGAGGCGGCCGCCCACTACCGCACCGCCGCCCCCGACCGGCTCGGCGGCGACTTCTACGATCTCTTCCCCGTCGACGGCACGTGTTTCGCCTTCTTCCTCGGCGACGTCTGCGGCAAGGGCCCCCAGGCCGCCGCGCTGACCTCACTGACTCGCTACACCCTGCGCGCCGCCGCCGTGCACGGCTCCGACCCCGTCGCCGCCCTCACCACCCTGAACACGGTGCTCCACGAGCGTTACACCGGGAGCGGCGATCCCCGCTACTGCACCGCCATCTTCGGCATGCTCGAACCCGACCCCGCGACCCGGCGGGTCAGCGTCCGCCTCGCCTCAGGCGGTCACCCCCCGGCCCTCGTCCTGCGCGCCGACGGTGGCGCCGACTTCCTGCCCACCCCGGGCGGCCTCCTCGTCGGCGTCCTGCCCGCCGCGCACTTCGTCACCGCCACCACCACCCTCGGCCCCGGCGACACCCTCCTGCTCTACACCGACGGCCTCACCGAGGCGCGCACCGGCACCGAACGCACCAGCCTGTACGGGGAGGACGCATTGCGGGACTTCGCGGCCGAACACGCCGGCAGGACCCCGCAGGCCGTCATCCAGGCGCTGACCGGCCTGCTGGACGGCTTCGGTGACGGCCTCGACGACGACACGGCCTTGCTCGCCCTGGGCGTCCCCGCCCCCGGCCCGACGACGAGAAGCACCGCATGA
- a CDS encoding alpha/beta hydrolase, translating into MDIGRRNNVFVTGNPQGPAVVLAHGFGCDQNMWRLTVPALVEDYRVVLFDYVGSGRSELSAFSESRYASLHGYARDAVEVCEALDLRDAVFVGHSVSAMTGVLAADMAPERIGALVMVAPSPRYIDDEGYRGGFSAPDIDELLVSLESNYLGWSAAMAPVIMGNADRPELGEELRNSFCATDPEMARVFARTTFLSDSRDDLKTVRVPTLVLECAQDVIAPREVGAFVHQAIPGSTLVTLDATGHCPHLSAPEATNEAITGFLAGLR; encoded by the coding sequence ATGGACATCGGCCGCAGGAACAACGTCTTCGTCACCGGCAACCCGCAGGGGCCGGCGGTGGTGCTGGCTCACGGGTTCGGCTGTGATCAGAACATGTGGCGGCTGACGGTGCCTGCCCTGGTCGAGGACTACCGGGTGGTGCTGTTCGACTACGTGGGCTCGGGCCGCTCGGAGCTGTCCGCGTTCTCCGAGAGCCGCTACGCCTCGCTGCACGGCTATGCGCGGGACGCGGTGGAGGTGTGCGAAGCGCTCGACCTGCGCGACGCGGTGTTCGTGGGGCACTCGGTCAGCGCGATGACCGGGGTGCTCGCCGCCGACATGGCCCCGGAGCGCATCGGCGCGCTGGTGATGGTCGCTCCGTCTCCGCGGTACATCGACGACGAGGGCTACCGGGGCGGGTTCAGCGCGCCGGACATCGACGAGCTGCTGGTCTCACTGGAGTCGAACTATCTGGGCTGGTCGGCGGCCATGGCGCCGGTGATCATGGGGAACGCGGACCGACCGGAGCTCGGCGAGGAGCTGAGGAACAGCTTCTGCGCCACGGACCCGGAGATGGCGCGCGTCTTCGCCCGGACCACGTTCCTGTCCGACTCACGAGACGACCTGAAAACCGTGCGAGTGCCGACGCTGGTGCTGGAGTGCGCCCAGGACGTCATCGCGCCCCGGGAGGTCGGTGCCTTCGTCCACCAGGCGATACCCGGCTCGACACTGGTCACTCTCGATGCGACCGGGCACTGCCCGCACCTGTCCGCACCCGAAGCCACGAACGAGGCGATCACCGGCTTCCTGGCAGGCCTGCGGTGA